Part of the Lichenicola cladoniae genome is shown below.
TGGCCCGGGCGGAGATGGAGGCGGGTGGCGAGCTGCCGCTGACCCCGGACGGCAGGGCGACGTTGCGGGCGATGGCCGACGGGGACGGGCGCTACCTGCTCAACATGGTCGAGCAGCTGCTCAGCCTGAAGGACGCCACCCGGCTCGATCCGGCAGCCTTGTCGGCGCTGCTCGCCAGGCGGGCGGCGCTCTACGACAAGGATCGCGAGGAGCACTACAACCTGATCTCGGCGCTGCATAAGTCGCTGCGCGGCTCCGATCCGGATGCGGCGCTCTACTGGTTCGCGCGAATGCTGAGCGGCGGCGAGGACCCGCGCTTCATCGCCCGCCGCCTGACCCGCTTCGCCGCCGAGGATGTCGGGATCGCCGACCCGCACGCGCTGCTGCAGGCGATCGCCGCGTGGGAAACCTACGAGCGGCTGGGGAGTCCGGAGGGCGAGCTGGCCCTGGCGCAACTCGTCGTCTATCTCGGCACGGCACCGAAATCGAACGCCGTCTACAAGGCCTTCGGGGCTGCCATGCGGGCGGCCAAGGCGACCGGCAGCCTGGCGCCGCCGGCCCATATCCTGAACGCGCCGACCAAGCTGATGAAGGAGATCGGCTACGGCCAGGGCTATGCCTACGACCACGATACCGACGAAGGGTTCTCGGGTCAGAACTACTTTCCGGACGGCATGGAACGGGAGCGTTTCTACCGGCCCACCGATCGCGGCTTCGAGCGCGAGATCAATCGAAGGCTGGACACTTGGTCGCGACTGCGGGACAGCCCTCGCGCATGACCCCGTCGAACACAACTCCCCCGCCGCCTGGCGCCCTTTCGAACATCGTCACCCTTGCCGTCACCGAGGACGAGGCGGAGATCCGCCTTGATCGCTGGTTCCGTCGCCACTACCCGTTCCTGACCCAGGGTGCGCTGCAGAAGCTGTGCCGCACCGGCCAGGTCAAGGTGGACGGCAAGCGCGCCGAGACCTCGACCAGGCTGCAGCCTGGTCAGATGGTGCGGGTGCCGCCGATCCCGAACGCCAACAAGCCGGCGCCGATCGTGATTGCGGTGAATGCCCAGGACGCCAAGGAACTCGGGCGGATGGTGGTCTATCGCGACGACCATGTGATCGTGCTGAACAAGCCGTCGGGCCTGGCGGTCCAGGGCGGCCCCGGCATCACCCGGCATGTCGATGGCATGCTGGAGGCATTGCGCGAAGGCTCGGAGCATCGGCCGCGGCTGGTGCATCGCATCGATCGGGACACGTCGGGGCTGCTGCTGCTGGCCCGTACGCCGGGCACGGCGGCCAAGCTGGCAGCCTCGTTCCGCACGCGCGAGGTCC
Proteins encoded:
- a CDS encoding replication-associated recombination protein A codes for the protein MKQTRDKAAPSSDLFGADEVPAGPANGGQDAGRDAATRPLADRLRPATLDEVVGQPHLLGPDGALRRMLERGSLASLILWGGPGVGKTTIARLLAQAAGLRFTQLSAVFSGVADLKRAFEEASRRLQASGEATLLFVDEIHRFNRAQQDGFLPVVENGTVVLVGATTENPSFALNSALLSRCQVLVLRRLDDDALEALLARAEMEAGGELPLTPDGRATLRAMADGDGRYLLNMVEQLLSLKDATRLDPAALSALLARRAALYDKDREEHYNLISALHKSLRGSDPDAALYWFARMLSGGEDPRFIARRLTRFAAEDVGIADPHALLQAIAAWETYERLGSPEGELALAQLVVYLGTAPKSNAVYKAFGAAMRAAKATGSLAPPAHILNAPTKLMKEIGYGQGYAYDHDTDEGFSGQNYFPDGMERERFYRPTDRGFEREINRRLDTWSRLRDSPRA
- a CDS encoding RluA family pseudouridine synthase, with amino-acid sequence MTPSNTTPPPPGALSNIVTLAVTEDEAEIRLDRWFRRHYPFLTQGALQKLCRTGQVKVDGKRAETSTRLQPGQMVRVPPIPNANKPAPIVIAVNAQDAKELGRMVVYRDDHVIVLNKPSGLAVQGGPGITRHVDGMLEALREGSEHRPRLVHRIDRDTSGLLLLARTPGTAAKLAASFRTREVRKTYWAVVAGRPVPAEGVIDMPLARLGSGPGALTIAADRGDEDAAYAITEYVVRDAAARRLSWLELSPLTGRTHQLRVHCEALGTPILGDPKYGGEAAHMEGFEDRLHLHARSLELPHPSGGTLTVTAELSSHMKETFKILGFEAGVTPAARRS